Part of the Diabrotica virgifera virgifera chromosome 6, PGI_DIABVI_V3a genome, aaattcgaAACAACTTAACAATAACTGGACTTCCAACGAATACCGATAATGAAGATACACTCGAAGAAGCTTTGGAAAAAATGTTTCAGACAGAACTCCTTTTGAAAACAAAGATACGTAGAGCGCAGAAGATAGGACAAGATAGATGCATAGTCGAAATGGTAGAATGTAATAACAAAATAAAGATACTCCAAGGAAAAGCAAAGCTAAAGGGAAAAGACATTTTCATAGACTCGGAACTTacaagaaatgaacaaaaaatcCAGAAAAATATAAGAGATATAGTcagagaagaaaagaaaaaaggtGCTATCGTAAAAGTGGGTTATCAGAAATTAGAAGTGAACGGGAAGAAAATAAAGTGGGATCATAGGTCCCAGAAACTCACAGAGGCAAACAAGTTAAAAAACTAAAGGCCGAAACGAAACCCAGAACTATGATGACGAACTCTACACGAACTCCAACCATATATTGGTCATTTCTCCTTGGACTTTCTAACTAGAAGAGAAGCATCGATTATTAGAAGACTCCGAATTAACCACACCAAATTTACCCATGGTTTCTTGATGTCCTCAGAAACTCGTCCAACTTGCCTCCATTGCAATGTTTTCCTGACTGTGAAACACGTCCTCACCGAAACTCTTTCACCAACCTGTATACATCACTTGATATGAAACCTACTTTTAAAGAAATGCTCAACAGCCCTACAGAGATCATGAAAACTATATCGTTTTTAAAAACTACTCAGCTATACAAGAAGATTTAATACCATAGTCATTAGTTAAAGTTATATAATTGTTATATGTTTTCgttatttaattatgtatttaatGTTAGTGTTCTTGTACCAATGGCCATAGTTGTCGAggtactttatgtaaataaaaaaaaaaatgccaatttttaacggtcttggcaaaacccactttgttattccaaaactttattgtttattagaatgctgtcatttgataaattttctCCTAGTTCTCTGTACAAATAAttaatgttagttcataatatgaatatggtatgtctcttctcacagcttccatgaatccattccatcctaaaataccgagaatgactctgcttttcccttagagccacagaagatcaggcacaaatggagtcacagtttcagttggtgtgaacattcccttcggatcttgatttctgataaaccttgaggttttgtcctttcaaaatgaattagttgaacagctctctgactaccataaacctcaggtgcgggtttagtttttagtcgaggaatggattggttaggaactattgcatgttttggtgcaatacaataAATGCCatccatgacgtaaaaagtgtggtatccgtcgattgtgtgtacgttaaccctttctgtcccaaggctgcatatacagggtgagtttttattgcgggatcggtcgataattccattacggtatagaatatcgaaaaaagttatttagaaaaaatgtaggcaattatattctccacgcttggaaaatatgtttatttctacagggtgatcaataaccgcgtggtatatcaaacatataattttttaaatgggacatcctatatattttttcatatttatattcccctcataattcttgttcatataatatacggttttgcattactatacagagtatttaacaaattatgaccatttttatttcgaaatccctatgagattatcACCCtttatataaagaagtaattcatagacaataatttgttttatgtagtaagataaacaatatactgtagcttttaaattaagtccaattgaaatcattgacgaatgtttgtatacagagTGAACTACAAAatcaaattacgattttctctatttttttaaatggatgaccctatattttatttttcaaaaatattgtatttattatactctttcatttttatatagcattccctttatctaaacttattactttcggagatatttttagtttccttcaactttcgggaaaacattcaatttttctactaGAAATAggttggtattgaatgataattaaacaaaattatttttaaaagatgaatagccattttcaatgtgttttttttactttactctgtttggagtacaaagggaattgttctcgttggaactttaccgcgctgagcagatgggacgtgaattatatattgtaaaattccctcattttccttagtctcggcatccgtatggcttgcaaattgtagaagtctcggaggtgtaaccagagaaggttcccattgttttcattctggtgggatgtagagtagcattatattgctttatatgccattagagtgaaaacttagacttttaaagttatttttattcaataaataactaacacaaaatataaaccataggaATATGCagtgaatgtatcaataaatgtgatattaaggaattatcatatttccctaatatacaagaatcatacaattcctacaaaaaaatataggtatcttgtgtataataaaattacaagattatttttatttaataaacaactcacaaaaaacataaatcaaaacaatgtACAACTAATTTAGTAGTTTTTAGATTACTATATCAACAGAATTCTAAGCCAAGAaatttttagtaacacattcctaattgcaggttgtgacccgcagttattaataatataattttcatattaaatttcattaatatgcatcaagaaatccctactttgttaacactcaaactaggtgatctataaatgtttaaggtgatattgttagagattatgtgattggtccacattttttgacggttgaggtttttatacgacggtgctccagttcttccaaaattgatttttttcaagtggaggtacataaaaaaccttgtataccagaagcatctaACAACGCTTgataatatgaaaaatagaataaaagaagcttttaataatatagacttacaaaaatgttagaaatgtggctcggtcatttgaatatcggttacaaaattgcatagactttgaaagtggtcattttcaacatttattttatacttatatccttaacatcacattaattggtacattcattaaattttgttatggtttattatttttttgttagttatttattgaatgaaaatatttgttatattcttacataatacttatttgttaagctatttatatttataagaattgaatgtattccaGGCAAatgaataaaactaaaaatatctaagaaactaataagtttaggtataggagatgctatataaaaattaaagagtatcataaatacaatatttcaaaaaaaaaaataaaatatagggtgatctattaaaaaaaattgtgaaaatcgtaattttgttttgtcgtttaaaagtgcttataaaaatgaatgttctactaaaaaattcttggcttagaatgctgttgatataccaatctaaaaactgttacatcagttgtatattgttttgattcaTGTTTCATccaagttatttattgaataaaaataatcttgttatattattatatacaacacataagttttttttgtaggaattttacgattcttgtatattagggaaatatgataatttcttaatatcacatttattgttatattcactgcatattgctatggtttatattttgtgttagttatgtatctaataaaaataattttgtttaattatcactcaatactaacttatttctactagaaaaattgaatgtattcccgaaatttgaagaaaactaaagatatctcggaaagtaatcagtttagatatagggaatgctatataaaaatgaaagagtatatttaaatcgattagatcgatttaaaaaaatagataaaatcgtaatttggttttgtagttcaccctttatacaaatatttgccaatgatgtgaattggacttaatttaaaaactacagtatattaaaacaaattattgtctacgaattacttctatatatacagggtgttaatctcatagtgatttcgaaataaaaatggtcataacttgttaaatactcggTATAGTGATGCAAAagcatatattatatgaacaagaattatgagaaaaatataaatatgaaaaaatatatagggtgtcctatttaaaaaattatatgtttgatataccacgcagttactgatcaccctgtagaaatggacatattttccaagcgtggcgAATaccattgcctacatttttttaaataacttttctcgatattttttaccataatggagttatcgaccgatcccgcactaaaaactcaccctgtatatttttttgaaaaagtggtTCTGTATTCCCcgccgccgtatatatacgttcaagctgttgtggtctcaatttaccaaagtcgaaaatatgcgttgcttataaaattttagactcattggtgtcccaatgccgtagaaatatgtccgaaaatgttagatgattgttcccaaagcctcaaaatgttggcacctaagacaggtcatgcgaacccattgccgtatatagtatttgttcacatattttagatataagctatattgtagcactggtggcaacgcttataggtagctgctacaaggtgaagcgtttgtagttacagaaaagaccagaaaaaaaagaatgtgtgtgtactttgtacgcacgtaagaagatattcttctattatataataggtaatttaaacaaagtaaatatacttaaaaggttatttgtacttattttatttaaaaatcaaactaactttcttatctaccactttcaaaaaagacgaataatatcttcaaaaattatataataatatacttacaatcataaaatctataaaaaaaataaaaaaataataacttgcttggggcttgaacccacttcacgtctaccgcgccctACGAAAGTTGatgccatttcaaactgcaccaaactctcgtatacgtcatgtgggaatatacacaaactaaacgtttacaccataaatttatatgaatttaataaaattattagtttgatttttgtcgaaataaaatacaacaaaatatagagtaagaaaacgatatatgagatgaagatttgtagaaagtttgttcgtaatcagattatgtaaattaaagcattgcctactaataggtaactacattattttgtttacatttttcaaatagataggtattgaaactattaggtatttccaactgaaacatttagaattacgtacctgcggcttttcaaaactatttaaaaagtcactataattataaatttgattttatttctgtccacacatcaataaaaactaatattatacaatatttttgtttaccgataacctccatattgaacaattattgacagatcatttcaaaatttcaacacccaatcagagcccgtataacaactaataccatactgtcggtgtgcgcatgcgcgcggatcaatcaaattttaccctcaatcgattcgccgctaaagaagaatatcttaaaaaaaaagaagtgaatcgagatacatgtgtgcaagatgcggagtcggcctttgtGTAGTGTCACGTTTTGAGGaataccacacaaaagaaaacttttattgttaatttacattacattatcttttttaagttagttacattttttcaagttggtttgaTCTCTGATGAATATACTTTTGAAAGGAAAACGttcaagttggttaaaaaaactcattaaaaaacatgttttggtcatttatttgtttatttatattcgacgtatatataaggcaatgggactctaagcatgaaaaaacctttgtCATTGAGagaccaacatgcaaattaaggcctggcatagaaagggttaaaataagcgttttcgtacacctgttgtgtaaagcgcggctggtcaattttctgcggatcacctgcgattgctgacacttccaaaTAAGCAAcacgcttgctcaaagtcttgtagcggcagtaaggcccagatagttggtctcaccattccttgcagggttggccgttttctctagaAAAAGTACGgttcaagaaaataggttgatgtagtttcctctttggggttttgttcatcctatacagaagctgttcgcctgaaagtatcagcattcgcaggcgatccgcagaaagatgacctgccgtgctttacacagcaggtgtacgataacgctgattttaacgtacatgccaaaacatgcagtagctcctaagcaatccattcctcggataaaaaagaaacccgcgcctgaggtttatggaagtcagggagctgttcaactaattcattttaaaaggacgaaacctcaaggtttatcagaaatcaagataacagatccaaAGAAAATGTTCACATCAACTGAAACTGTGattccatctgtgcctgatcctttgtggctctaagggaaaagcagagacattcccggtctcttaggacggaatggactcatgaaagctgtcacaagagacataccatacctatgaactaacatttattatttgtacagaaaactaggagaaatttatcaaatgacagcatctaataaaaaataaagttttggaatgtaaaaagtgggttttgccgagaccgttaaaaattggccattttcaacttgtactttagcccgaacggttcgtctgaaaaaaaaagtaaaaagttatatttgtagataatttaaagtactttaatttctgttaacagaccatttattaaaagttaatagttttcgagatttgagcaaaaaagcggaaaggcaatttttcaaatgtcctggcaagaaattttgtccgcaaacctcatattcggattcagcagccaaaaatccatatataataaaagaaatcagaactaccccaaaaccttcctagtcaaaacacaattttgtTGAATCAATGGGCAGATTGTTGTAC contains:
- the LOC126886082 gene encoding uncharacterized protein PF3D7_1120000-like, which encodes MKRSRNEHNSSQEEQEFLRESKLVARSPQHKEKVKQPEPSMDEIKQMLRDLKKDLREDMAQIKREIQNDIREMREDIKDTKKELQKNREEMKSMAKEVTQMKEEWTREKEELHNKIKEVEDKMERIEKQKIRNNLTITGLPTNTDNEDTLEEALEKMFQTELLLKTKIRRAQKIGQDRCIVEMVECNNKIKILQGKAKLKGKDIFIDSELTRNEQKIQKNIRDIVREEKKKGAIVKVGYQKLEVNGKKIKWDHRSQKLTEANKLKN